In Brevundimonas sp. SGAir0440, one DNA window encodes the following:
- a CDS encoding bacterioferritin-associated ferredoxin produces MYVCNCNGLRQRDVAQAIEAGACRPRDIFARNQCQAQCAKCVCEMRQMIQESREAFALAAE; encoded by the coding sequence GTGTACGTCTGCAACTGTAACGGTCTTCGTCAGCGTGATGTCGCCCAGGCCATCGAGGCCGGCGCCTGCCGTCCGCGTGACATCTTTGCGCGCAACCAGTGCCAGGCCCAGTGCGCCAAATGCGTCTGCGAAATGCGTCAGATGATTCAGGAAAGCCGCGAAGCGTTCGCACTCGCAGCCGAATAG
- a CDS encoding HAMP domain-containing sensor histidine kinase yields MILSRALNVDDPPSTSVKGVMAAGHRPVPVGAEGPDGSSPLIPVLTGVAVAILVALAIAYARSAGLVAGLWGASGVAVAVWLRTSRGRASDLTFAGVLTVSILIGEIIAGNKPPLALAFAIASMIEIVAAVLLARRFSPTLNLSSLNGAVSFLFFAAVLAPIPAALCSVLILSVMGQGDIVWQGFQTWWLGHTLGIAVLGSLGMSLTPAMFARLLKPRKLIEAVILIGLVPVFYYVAFTGDVPMGFVMLPLLLGIAVRLGVAGAAFTLVVMSILLVGSAMMGHGPYAKGDLTHQVLMAQMLVLIGYMPVLLVASLLEERDLLAERARVGRERAEKASEAKSRLLANVAHEIKSPVAGIIGIGDLWRQGHLGPVSAQQAEMSDMLVKTARQVETLAHDLLDVARAESGAVRVDLRPTDIPGLLEDVRRTCLLWPDADRVAVEVMCEGDGLIAVADSQRLAQIITNLTSNALKYGGSGGRVILRALRQDDCVRIEVSDFGPGLSLQKQAQLFEPFNRLGLERSTVEGHGVGLALAKRLVELQGGSIGVISAPGEGATFWVLLPKA; encoded by the coding sequence ATGATTCTGAGCCGCGCGCTCAATGTCGACGATCCCCCCAGCACGTCCGTGAAGGGCGTGATGGCGGCTGGCCATCGGCCCGTACCCGTCGGCGCCGAAGGTCCGGACGGTTCCAGCCCGCTGATCCCGGTGCTGACGGGCGTGGCGGTCGCCATCCTGGTCGCCCTGGCGATCGCCTATGCCCGTTCGGCCGGACTGGTGGCGGGCCTGTGGGGCGCCAGCGGCGTCGCCGTCGCTGTCTGGCTGCGCACCAGCCGTGGCCGCGCCAGCGACCTTACCTTCGCCGGCGTCCTGACCGTCAGCATCCTGATCGGCGAGATCATCGCCGGCAACAAGCCGCCGCTGGCCCTGGCCTTCGCCATCGCCAGCATGATCGAGATCGTGGCGGCCGTTCTGCTGGCGCGCCGCTTCTCGCCGACGCTCAACCTGTCCAGTCTGAATGGCGCGGTCAGCTTCCTGTTCTTTGCGGCGGTCCTGGCGCCGATCCCCGCTGCCCTGTGCAGCGTCCTGATCCTGTCCGTGATGGGCCAGGGCGACATCGTCTGGCAGGGCTTCCAGACCTGGTGGCTCGGCCACACACTGGGCATCGCCGTACTGGGGTCGCTGGGCATGTCGCTGACGCCTGCGATGTTCGCCCGCCTGCTGAAGCCCAGGAAACTGATCGAGGCCGTAATTCTGATCGGCCTGGTGCCCGTCTTCTATTATGTCGCCTTCACGGGCGACGTGCCGATGGGGTTTGTCATGCTCCCGTTGTTGCTCGGCATCGCGGTCCGGCTCGGCGTCGCCGGCGCGGCCTTCACCCTGGTCGTGATGAGCATCCTGTTGGTCGGCAGCGCCATGATGGGACATGGCCCCTATGCCAAGGGCGACCTGACCCACCAGGTTCTGATGGCCCAGATGCTGGTGCTGATCGGCTATATGCCCGTCCTGCTGGTGGCCTCGCTGCTGGAAGAGCGCGATCTTCTGGCGGAGCGCGCGCGCGTCGGTCGCGAACGCGCCGAAAAGGCCTCGGAGGCCAAGTCCCGCCTGCTCGCCAACGTCGCCCACGAGATCAAGAGCCCCGTGGCCGGCATCATCGGCATCGGCGATCTGTGGCGACAGGGCCATCTCGGGCCGGTCTCGGCCCAGCAGGCCGAGATGTCCGACATGCTGGTCAAGACCGCGCGGCAGGTCGAGACCCTGGCGCACGATCTGCTGGATGTGGCCCGCGCCGAATCCGGGGCCGTCCGGGTCGATTTGCGGCCGACCGACATTCCAGGGCTGCTGGAAGACGTGCGCCGCACGTGCCTGCTGTGGCCCGACGCCGACCGGGTCGCCGTCGAGGTGATGTGCGAGGGCGATGGCTTGATTGCGGTCGCGGACTCCCAGCGTCTGGCCCAGATCATCACCAACCTGACCAGCAATGCGCTGAAATACGGCGGATCCGGCGGCCGCGTCATCCTGCGCGCGCTTCGTCAGGATGACTGCGTCCGCATCGAGGTCAGCGATTTCGGCCCCGGCCTGTCGCTTCAGAAGCAGGCGCAGCTGTTCGAACCCTTCAACCGCCTGGGCCTTGAGCGTTCGACGGTCGAGGGGCACGGCGTCGGCCTGGCCCTGGCCAAGCGATTAGTCGAGTTGCAGGGCGGCTCGATCGGCGTGATCTCGGCGCCGGGCGAGGGCGCCACCTTCTGGGTCTTGCTGCCCAAGGCATGA
- the thiE gene encoding thiamine phosphate synthase, with protein MARTPTVPERPPCRLYLITPPAIADLNAFAQTLDQALAAGDVAALQIRLKPADDAAIRTAVEVLAPIARRHDVAVLLNDRPDLARAAGCDGVHIGQEDGSLAEARRIMGPDAMIGVTCHDDRDLAWDAAEGGADYVAFGAFYPTETKATVHRPSLDILTVWQETVETPCVAIGGITVDNAAELAHAGADFVAVSGGVWNHPDGPAEAVRRFNEKLRP; from the coding sequence ATGGCCCGAACACCCACCGTCCCCGAGCGTCCGCCCTGCCGGCTGTATCTGATCACGCCGCCCGCGATCGCCGACCTGAACGCCTTTGCGCAGACCCTGGATCAGGCCTTGGCCGCCGGCGATGTCGCGGCCTTGCAGATCCGGCTGAAGCCCGCCGACGACGCCGCCATCCGCACGGCGGTCGAGGTGTTAGCTCCCATTGCGCGGCGTCATGATGTCGCGGTCCTGCTGAACGACCGGCCCGATCTGGCGCGGGCTGCCGGCTGCGACGGCGTTCACATCGGTCAGGAAGACGGCTCGCTGGCCGAGGCGCGGCGTATCATGGGACCGGACGCCATGATCGGCGTCACCTGCCACGACGACCGCGATCTGGCCTGGGACGCCGCAGAAGGCGGCGCCGATTACGTCGCCTTCGGCGCCTTTTATCCCACGGAGACAAAGGCAACGGTGCATCGCCCGTCCTTGGACATCCTGACGGTGTGGCAGGAAACGGTCGAGACGCCTTGCGTGGCCATCGGCGGCATCACGGTCGACAACGCCGCCGAGTTGGCCCACGCCGGCGCCGACTTCGTGGCGGTCAGCGGCGGGGTCTGGAACCATCCTGACGGCCCGGCCGAGGCCGTCAGGCGCTTCAATGAAAAATTGAGGCCCTGA